A single window of Eucalyptus grandis isolate ANBG69807.140 chromosome 1, ASM1654582v1, whole genome shotgun sequence DNA harbors:
- the LOC120295740 gene encoding probable LRR receptor-like serine/threonine-protein kinase At4g36180, whose product MVSWLLLAISTISIFSDVTTASASDQCLGVDQRLLLLELRNSLVFNASESSKLVQWDQSANSWSGVTCEDGLVVGLDLSEESISGGIDDSSNLFRLEFLRSLNLAFNAFYTVAILSSLANLSRLAHLNLSNAGFAGQIPVELSCLTKLHTLDLSWAGLKLEKPDMRSLIGDLRELRELYLDGVNMFACGNEWCDVLSSSVPKLEVLSMSSCSLSGPINASLMSLANLLVIQLDGNNLSATVPSSLSNFSNLKTLSLWGAGLHGEFPHEIFQVQTLQTLDLSSNSLHGSLPEFSKNNSLQTLVLSDTDMSGRLPDSIDTMRVTLKGVKLEFVKILTMFKLIDFSSNGLAGPIPDTLGDLKLLHVLNLSHNALSGSIPPVLGNLGQLESLDLSRNYLNGTKLA is encoded by the exons ATGGTCTCATGGCTTCTTCTTGCCATATCCACGATCTCGATCTTCTCCGACGTTACTACGGCTTCAGCATCAGACCAGTGTCTTGGCGTTGACCAAAGATTGCTGTTGCTCGAGCTGAGAAACAGCCTCGTCTTCAACGCCTCTGAGTCTTCCAAGCTAGTACAATGGGACCAAAGTGCCAATTCATGGAGCGGCGTGACGTGCGAGGATGGTCTTGTGGTCGGTCTTGATTTGAGTGAAGAGTCGATCTCTGGCGGAATCGACGATTCGTCGAACCTCTTCAGGCTCGAGTTCCTTCGGAGCCTGAACTTGGCGTTCAATGCCTTCTACACTGTGGCAATTCTGTCGAGCCTTGCAAATCTCAGCCGCTTGGCGCATCTCAACTTGTCCAATGCTGGATTCGCTGGGCAAATTCCTGTGGAGCTATCGTGCCTGACGAAGCTACATACTCTTGATCTTAGTTGGGCTGGGCTGAAACTTGAGAAGCCCGATATGAGGTCACTGATTGGGGATTTGAGGGAGTTAAGGGAGCTGTACCTTGATGGGGTCAATATGTTTGCTTGTGGAAATGAATGGTGCGACGTGTTGTCTTCTTCAGTGCCGAAACTTGAGGTGTTGAGCATGTCTTCATGTTCTCTGTCTGGTCCTATCAATGCTTCCCTTATGAGTCTTGCTAATTTGTTAGTCATTCAACTCGATGGCAATAACTTGTCCGCCACAGTTCCTAGTTCCTTATCGAATTTCTCCAACTTGAAAACTTTGAGCCTATGGGGAGCTGGCCTGCATGGAGAATTTCCTCATGAAATCTTCCAGGTTCAAACACTTCAAACCCTTGACCTATCATCCAACTCCCTCCATGGTTCTTTGCCAGAATTTTCGAAGAATAATTCTCTCCAAACATTGGTTCTTAGTGACACTGACATGTCTGGGAGGCTCCCGGATTCGATTG ATACAATGAGGGTAACCTTGAAAGGTGTAAAGCTAGAATTCGTTAAGATCCTGACAATGTTCAAGTTGATCGACTTCTCGAGCAACGGATTGGCGGGTCCAATACCAGATACACTAGGAGATCTCAAATTACTTCATGTTCTCAACCTATCACACAATGCCCTCTCGGGTTCAATTCCTCCTGTTTTGGGGAATCTAGGTCAGCTTGAATCGCTAGACCTGTCAAGGAATTACCTCAATGGAACCAAACTAGCTTAG